In Chitinophaga nivalis, a single genomic region encodes these proteins:
- a CDS encoding GNAT family N-acetyltransferase, whose amino-acid sequence MTNITVQEGDYLISTDKSKLDTEVIHQFLATESYWAQGIPLSIVEKCIAGSLCFGLYHDNRQIGFARVITDGASFAYLADVFVVTSHRGKGLSKFIMRAVIAHPDLQGLRRWLLVTADAHSLYRQFGFTDITDPQKFLQLHRPQPYL is encoded by the coding sequence ATGACCAACATCACCGTACAGGAAGGAGATTACCTTATTTCCACAGACAAATCAAAGCTGGACACGGAAGTGATTCACCAGTTTTTAGCTACTGAATCTTACTGGGCGCAAGGTATTCCGCTCAGCATTGTAGAAAAATGCATTGCCGGCTCTCTGTGTTTCGGCTTGTATCACGACAACCGGCAGATTGGTTTTGCCCGGGTGATTACAGATGGTGCTTCCTTTGCCTACCTGGCCGACGTATTTGTTGTGACCAGTCATCGGGGTAAAGGTTTGTCGAAGTTTATCATGCGTGCCGTGATAGCACATCCCGATCTGCAAGGTTTACGGAGATGGCTGCTGGTAACAGCAGATGCCCACAGCCTGTACCGGCAGTTTGGTTTCACAGACATTACCGATCCGCAGAAATTTCTGCAACTCCATCGCCCCCAGCCCTACCTGTAA
- a CDS encoding helix-turn-helix domain-containing protein codes for MNFHIYCPEDALHPFVKQYYYWEDNTQGLIQLPQNLLALGDQYIVCILEGEATIKPAHHPAFTLPQNAIIGHFTCACQLQVRGPIKMAVIQLNAYGCYRVLGLDAAHFTNYYRNLDVLDLPHWQELPATLATLSTPEAMIPHLNNACKAAMAQQTRGLQQIDEIADYLLCNQGNVSLPELSHHFHLSRPTLERRFTAVVGLPPQLYARMIRYKTALRTLQDLRLPQWQAAITPTQYYNQAMFIKDYLLFHGETPAYFAPAAAAATIAHMPANTRVAVAS; via the coding sequence ATGAACTTCCATATTTATTGCCCGGAAGATGCCCTGCATCCGTTTGTAAAACAATATTATTACTGGGAAGATAATACCCAGGGGCTGATACAACTCCCGCAAAACCTTTTAGCCCTCGGCGACCAGTATATCGTATGTATACTGGAAGGCGAAGCAACGATCAAACCGGCCCATCACCCGGCTTTCACGTTGCCGCAAAATGCCATCATCGGCCATTTCACCTGCGCCTGTCAGCTGCAGGTACGTGGCCCGATTAAAATGGCGGTCATCCAGTTGAATGCCTACGGTTGTTACCGGGTACTCGGACTCGATGCGGCTCATTTCACCAACTATTACCGTAACCTGGATGTATTGGACCTGCCGCACTGGCAGGAACTGCCGGCCACATTAGCCACGCTGTCTACACCGGAGGCCATGATACCGCACCTGAATAATGCCTGTAAAGCAGCCATGGCACAACAAACCCGTGGTCTGCAACAAATAGACGAAATCGCGGATTACCTCCTGTGCAACCAGGGGAATGTAAGTCTGCCTGAACTCTCTCACCATTTCCATCTGTCACGCCCTACGCTGGAACGTCGGTTCACGGCCGTTGTAGGATTGCCGCCACAGTTGTATGCCCGCATGATCCGCTATAAAACTGCCCTGCGTACCCTGCAGGACCTGCGGTTACCACAATGGCAGGCAGCTATTACGCCCACGCAGTACTACAACCAGGCGATGTTCATCAAAGATTATCTGCTGTTTCACGGAGAAACGCCGGCCTATTTTGCACCGGCCGCCGCTGCTGCTACCATAGCGCATATGCCGGCAAATACCCGCGTGGCAGTAGCCAGTTAG